Proteins from one Gilliamella sp. ESL0443 genomic window:
- the rhaB gene encoding rhamnulokinase, which produces MADRYIAAIDLGASSGRVMLSSYQSQKITLTEIHRFSNGYKSDGKNFCWDLNYLEQEILNGLNKIIQQGIKLDSIGIDTWGVDYVLLDKQGQIVGPTYSYRDHRTDNIMSKVQDEIGTENIYQKTGIQFLTFNTLYQLKAMMLESPSWLSQASDFVMIPDYLIYRLTGVLNREYTNATTTQLVNVATQTWDKDLLDYLGIPRKWFGDICMPGNQVGYWQSAKGDRIPVIAIASHDTASAVIAAPLMDQHSAYLCSGTWSLMGLESKQPFTGKEALKANITNEGGVDGNYRVLKNIMGLWLFQRVCSEHEVKDINQLITLAKQEQPFAFLINPNDPRFLNPDEMTETIKQVCLENIGQAPKNLPQLVRCIFDSLAHLYRDVLNELSMLSGKPINTLHIVGGGCQNAFLNQLCADLCNVNVTAGPIESSALGNVGYQLISLGEIADVNALRQLISQNFDTKYYQPKSN; this is translated from the coding sequence ATGGCAGATAGATATATTGCTGCAATTGATTTAGGTGCATCTAGTGGCCGAGTTATGTTGTCGAGTTATCAATCTCAAAAAATCACATTAACAGAAATCCACCGATTCAGTAATGGGTATAAAAGTGATGGTAAAAATTTTTGTTGGGATTTGAACTATTTAGAACAAGAAATCTTAAATGGATTAAACAAAATTATTCAACAAGGAATCAAACTCGATAGTATTGGTATAGATACATGGGGCGTTGATTATGTATTGCTTGACAAGCAAGGCCAAATCGTCGGACCGACATACTCTTATCGCGATCATCGTACTGACAATATCATGTCAAAGGTACAAGATGAAATTGGAACAGAAAATATTTATCAAAAAACCGGAATTCAATTCTTAACCTTCAATACACTCTATCAACTCAAAGCTATGATGCTTGAATCACCATCTTGGCTATCGCAAGCATCTGATTTTGTGATGATTCCTGATTATCTGATTTATCGATTGACCGGTGTTTTAAATCGTGAATATACCAATGCCACCACAACCCAACTTGTTAATGTTGCAACTCAAACTTGGGACAAAGATCTACTTGATTATCTAGGCATACCACGTAAATGGTTTGGTGATATTTGTATGCCCGGAAACCAAGTTGGATATTGGCAAAGTGCAAAGGGCGATCGTATTCCAGTAATTGCAATTGCAAGCCATGATACTGCCAGTGCTGTTATAGCTGCGCCATTAATGGACCAACATAGTGCTTATTTATGTTCAGGTACTTGGTCACTTATGGGATTGGAATCTAAACAACCTTTCACAGGAAAAGAAGCGTTAAAAGCGAATATTACCAATGAAGGTGGTGTTGATGGTAATTATCGAGTGTTAAAAAACATCATGGGATTATGGTTATTCCAACGCGTTTGTTCTGAACACGAAGTCAAAGATATCAATCAATTAATCACATTGGCAAAACAAGAGCAACCTTTTGCTTTTCTCATTAATCCTAATGATCCAAGGTTTCTAAATCCTGATGAAATGACAGAAACCATCAAACAGGTATGTTTAGAAAACATTGGTCAGGCTCCTAAAAATCTCCCTCAATTGGTGAGATGTATTTTTGACAGCCTAGCACATCTATATCGAGATGTATTAAACGAATTATCGATGCTAAGTGGTAAACCAATTAACACATTACATATTGTCGGTGGTGGTTGCCAAAATGCTTTTTTAAACCAGTTATGTGCTGACTTATGCAATGTCAATGTTACCGCAGGTCCCATTGAATCATCAGCCTTAGGCAATGTGGGTTACCAGTTAATTTCATTAGGTGAAATTGCTGATGTTAACGCATTAAGACAACTCATTTCACAGAATTTTGACACTAAATATTATCAACCCAAAAGTAATTAA